A window of Pelagicoccus enzymogenes contains these coding sequences:
- the rtcR gene encoding RNA repair transcriptional activator RtcR, whose amino-acid sequence MKKLVSIGILGVQLDSFDPRRRWDRWRPTVSLCQQEDLLIDRFELLYEPKFAKLAQTVADDMQAVSPETEVNQHLISMGDPWDLESVYGALYDFAASYPFDTENEDYIVHITTGTHVCQICLFLLAESRHLPARLIQTSPPKRDPATTPGDYRIIDLDLSRYDQLAARFEIEKRDTETQLKSGIATLNASFNAMIGEIEQVAIRSPHPILITGPTGAGKSQLARRIYEVKRAKRGVSGSFVEVNCATLRGDGAMSALFGHKKGSFTGALDDRGGLLKAAHKGVLFLDEIGELGLDEQAMLLRAIEEKRFLPLGSDQETESDFTLISGTNRELSEEVRKGNFREDLLARINLWSYQLPGLSSRKEDIGPNISYELSRYAKDHGRQVAFNKEARRSYEKFATSPDAKWTGNFRDLNASITRMATLAGNRRINAEIVESEIDRLQRSWQGPKNDSQDEELLRDVLGTQAEEVDPFDQAQLALVIRACRESRSLSEAGRKLFAVSRLKKKTSNDADRLRKYLSKFGLSWDDCLA is encoded by the coding sequence ATGAAGAAGCTCGTTTCCATCGGCATTCTGGGAGTCCAGCTCGATTCCTTCGACCCTCGGCGGCGTTGGGACCGCTGGCGGCCGACCGTTTCCCTTTGCCAACAAGAAGACCTGCTCATCGACCGCTTCGAGCTGCTCTACGAGCCGAAGTTTGCCAAGCTAGCTCAGACGGTGGCTGACGACATGCAGGCCGTTTCGCCCGAGACCGAAGTAAACCAGCACCTCATCTCGATGGGAGACCCTTGGGACCTGGAAAGCGTCTACGGAGCGCTCTACGATTTCGCCGCCTCCTACCCTTTCGATACGGAAAACGAGGACTACATTGTCCACATCACGACCGGCACCCACGTCTGCCAAATCTGCCTATTCCTGCTTGCCGAATCGCGGCACCTGCCCGCTCGCCTGATCCAAACCTCGCCTCCCAAACGCGACCCTGCGACCACGCCGGGTGACTACCGCATCATCGACCTCGATCTCTCCCGCTACGATCAACTGGCCGCCCGCTTCGAGATCGAAAAACGGGATACGGAGACACAACTCAAGTCCGGCATCGCCACCTTGAACGCCTCGTTCAATGCCATGATCGGCGAGATCGAGCAGGTCGCCATCCGCTCCCCTCACCCCATTCTGATCACCGGCCCTACCGGTGCGGGAAAGTCGCAACTCGCCCGACGCATCTACGAGGTCAAGCGAGCCAAACGCGGCGTCAGCGGATCTTTCGTGGAGGTCAACTGCGCCACCCTGCGAGGCGACGGAGCCATGTCCGCGCTTTTTGGGCACAAGAAAGGCTCCTTTACCGGAGCCCTCGACGATCGAGGCGGACTGCTCAAAGCCGCCCACAAGGGCGTGCTATTCCTCGACGAGATCGGCGAGCTCGGCCTTGACGAGCAGGCCATGCTGCTGCGAGCCATCGAAGAAAAACGCTTCCTTCCCCTCGGCTCTGACCAAGAGACGGAAAGCGACTTCACCTTGATTTCCGGAACCAATCGAGAGCTCTCGGAGGAAGTCCGAAAAGGCAATTTCAGAGAGGACCTTCTGGCACGCATCAATCTCTGGTCCTACCAGCTCCCGGGCCTCAGCTCGCGAAAGGAAGACATCGGGCCCAACATCTCGTATGAACTTTCCCGATACGCCAAAGACCACGGAAGACAAGTCGCCTTCAACAAGGAGGCGCGACGCAGCTACGAGAAGTTTGCCACCAGTCCCGACGCTAAATGGACCGGCAATTTCCGCGACCTCAACGCCAGCATCACTCGCATGGCTACGCTTGCCGGAAACCGTCGCATCAACGCTGAGATCGTCGAATCCGAAATCGATCGCCTGCAACGAAGCTGGCAAGGCCCTAAAAACGACAGTCAAGACGAGGAGCTGCTCCGCGATGTGCTCGGCACTCAGGCAGAGGAAGTCGATCCCTTCGACCAAGCCCAACTCGCTCTCGTCATACGCGCCTGCCGTGAATCGCGCAGTCTCTCCGAAGCGGGTCGCAAGCTCTTCGCCGTGTCCCGCCTGAAGAAAAAAACCAGCAACGACGCTGACCGCCTCCGCAAATACCTTTCGAAATTCGGGCTCAGCTGGGACGATTGCCTCGCTTGA
- a CDS encoding DUF4112 domain-containing protein, with the protein MPSPLENDLKRLDHIATFMDSAFRIPGTQVRIGWDPLIGLIPGIGDTFSLLVLFYFLAVGWRHGVAKRVLLLMVGRHLMDALLGSVPVAGDLFDVFYRANEKNLHSIREALAQKAESPKLVS; encoded by the coding sequence ATGCCCTCCCCGCTCGAAAACGACCTCAAGCGCCTCGACCACATCGCGACCTTCATGGACTCCGCCTTTCGCATCCCTGGAACCCAGGTCCGCATCGGATGGGACCCGCTCATCGGATTGATTCCCGGAATTGGCGATACCTTCAGCCTCCTTGTCCTCTTCTACTTCCTAGCGGTCGGTTGGCGGCACGGCGTCGCAAAGAGGGTTCTGCTCCTGATGGTGGGACGTCACCTGATGGACGCCCTGCTCGGCTCCGTTCCCGTCGCCGGCGACCTGTTCGACGTCTTCTACCGCGCCAACGAAAAGAATCTGCACAGCATCCGCGAAGCCCTCGCCCAAAAAGCCGAAAGCCCAAAGCTCGTATCATGA
- the rtcA gene encoding RNA 3'-terminal phosphate cyclase: protein MKTINIDGSLGEGGGQALRSSLSLSMITGKPFRIEKIRAKRAKPGLMRQHLTCVRAATEICGARVEGAEMKSQNLSFVPGKVKAGEYSFAVGTAGSTSLVFQTLFLPLLLAQGESIVQFEGGTHNSKAPSFDYLSKVFLPVVRRMGAEVELELVRAGFYPAGQGQFVAEIGSAKLLESIELLQRGALKSRRAVAGLCNLEERIGKRELSELSKVLDLSLKEMEVHQYEGSAGVGNVLSMAYEFEELTEIVTGFGEKGVTSEFVAKQVAKEAVRYAKEEAPVGDYLADQLLLPFALAGGGSFRTLALSQHFLTNKDIIEKFLDIEIQTTRESRLSWLVEILS, encoded by the coding sequence ATGAAAACAATCAACATAGATGGCTCTCTGGGCGAGGGCGGTGGTCAAGCGCTTCGCAGCTCTTTGAGCTTGTCGATGATCACGGGTAAGCCGTTCCGAATTGAGAAGATTCGTGCCAAGCGTGCGAAGCCGGGCTTGATGCGGCAGCACTTGACCTGCGTTCGTGCAGCCACGGAGATCTGTGGAGCCAGGGTGGAAGGGGCGGAAATGAAGTCTCAGAATTTGAGCTTTGTCCCGGGTAAGGTTAAGGCGGGCGAATACAGCTTTGCCGTGGGTACGGCGGGCAGCACTTCGCTTGTATTCCAAACCCTTTTCCTGCCGCTCTTGCTCGCCCAAGGCGAATCCATCGTTCAGTTCGAGGGCGGCACCCACAATAGCAAGGCGCCTAGCTTTGACTACCTCTCAAAGGTCTTCCTGCCCGTCGTGCGTCGCATGGGGGCGGAGGTCGAACTCGAGTTGGTGCGGGCGGGATTTTATCCGGCTGGCCAAGGGCAGTTCGTAGCGGAGATTGGCTCGGCCAAATTGCTTGAATCGATCGAGCTGCTGCAGCGTGGAGCGCTGAAGTCCCGTCGGGCAGTTGCCGGTTTGTGCAATCTCGAGGAGCGTATCGGTAAGCGGGAGCTTTCCGAGCTTTCCAAGGTGCTTGATCTGAGCCTCAAGGAGATGGAGGTCCATCAGTACGAAGGGTCAGCAGGCGTGGGCAACGTGCTTTCCATGGCTTACGAATTCGAGGAGTTGACCGAGATCGTCACTGGCTTTGGCGAGAAGGGAGTGACCTCTGAGTTTGTAGCGAAACAGGTTGCGAAAGAAGCGGTTCGCTATGCCAAGGAAGAAGCCCCGGTGGGCGACTACCTTGCGGATCAATTGTTGCTTCCCTTCGCCCTTGCTGGAGGCGGAAGCTTTCGGACCCTGGCCTTGAGCCAGCATTTTTTGACAAACAAAGATATTATAGAGAAATTTTTAGATATTGAGATCCAGACCACGCGGGAGAGCCGACTCTCTTGGCTGGTGGAGATCCTTAGCTGA
- a CDS encoding SMP-30/gluconolactonase/LRE family protein → MKLKSRLSALALSIAAASYAYGQREIVSHDSPYPTLGSIESYSPEFAALIDADAPMEVLAQGFRWSEGPLWDPSNNRLLFTDVPENTAYHWTQQDGVSIFLRPSGHTEVSPEGFRESGANGLAFSPEGQLVLCQHGNKQVALYDEASRTFTPLVNRYGERSFYSPNDLVFSTNGTLFFTDPPYGLHREQQQTIDTHYVYRRAADGTVTEVTDAIRYPNGIGLSPDGRTLYIASSDGRSPAIYAYPLDGDEFPTGESTLLFDASQYRSDTRKGGCDGMAIDSRGNIWATGPGGVWVIKPSGEVIGFLDTDGRLANCAFGGPHGTTLYITAADRLLRIETKVKGLVR, encoded by the coding sequence ATGAAACTTAAATCCCGCCTCAGCGCCTTGGCCCTTTCCATCGCCGCCGCGAGCTACGCTTACGGACAACGCGAAATCGTTTCCCACGACAGCCCCTACCCCACTCTCGGCAGTATCGAAAGCTATTCGCCGGAGTTCGCCGCGCTCATCGACGCCGACGCCCCAATGGAAGTCCTCGCCCAAGGCTTCCGCTGGTCGGAAGGCCCCCTCTGGGACCCCTCCAACAATCGCCTGCTTTTCACCGACGTCCCCGAGAACACCGCTTACCATTGGACACAGCAGGATGGCGTATCCATATTCCTGCGACCCAGCGGCCACACGGAAGTCAGCCCGGAAGGGTTCCGCGAGTCAGGAGCAAACGGGCTCGCGTTTTCCCCTGAAGGACAACTCGTGCTTTGCCAGCACGGCAACAAACAAGTCGCCCTCTACGACGAGGCAAGCCGCACCTTTACCCCACTGGTTAACCGCTACGGGGAGCGCTCCTTCTACAGCCCCAACGACTTGGTCTTCTCCACCAATGGAACACTCTTCTTCACCGATCCGCCCTACGGGCTGCACCGCGAACAACAGCAAACCATCGACACCCACTACGTCTACCGCCGCGCGGCAGATGGCACTGTCACTGAAGTTACCGATGCAATCCGTTACCCCAACGGCATCGGACTCTCGCCCGATGGCCGCACCCTCTACATTGCCAGCTCGGATGGCCGATCACCCGCGATTTACGCGTACCCACTTGATGGAGACGAATTCCCAACTGGCGAATCTACTTTGCTCTTTGACGCCAGCCAATACCGTAGCGACACCCGCAAGGGCGGTTGCGACGGCATGGCCATTGACAGTCGCGGAAACATCTGGGCAACCGGACCAGGAGGCGTTTGGGTCATCAAGCCAAGCGGTGAAGTGATCGGTTTTCTGGATACAGATGGACGCCTCGCCAACTGCGCCTTCGGCGGCCCCCACGGGACCACCCTTTATATCACCGCCGCCGACAGACTCTTGCGTATCGAGACGAAGGTAAAGGGCCTCGTTCGTTAG
- a CDS encoding DUF2721 domain-containing protein, translating into MNLNELVPTLQLAIGPMILISGIGLILLAMTNRYGRVTDRARALRENPELAGRLPDGLAKQELAILAKRARSGRFAILSVTLSLLFAALLVCVLFTITFLGLDWAWAILALFGACMLCFLGGLGLFLHDVNLSLKTFRLSESAFADL; encoded by the coding sequence ATGAACCTCAACGAACTCGTTCCTACCCTGCAGCTTGCCATTGGTCCGATGATTTTGATTTCGGGTATCGGCTTGATCCTTTTGGCGATGACCAATCGCTACGGACGGGTTACGGATCGGGCCCGTGCCTTGCGTGAGAATCCGGAGCTTGCGGGAAGGCTGCCGGACGGCTTGGCGAAGCAAGAATTGGCGATCTTGGCCAAGCGGGCGCGGAGCGGGCGTTTCGCGATCCTATCGGTCACGCTGAGCTTGCTCTTTGCGGCCTTGCTGGTGTGCGTGCTGTTCACGATTACGTTTTTGGGACTCGATTGGGCCTGGGCAATTCTGGCTCTCTTCGGGGCTTGCATGCTTTGTTTTCTCGGGGGACTGGGCTTGTTCCTGCACGACGTGAACCTGTCGCTTAAAACCTTCCGGCTTTCCGAAAGCGCTTTTGCGGACCTTTAA
- a CDS encoding MarC family protein: protein MTLLEYGLYSFVSLFVIVEPITIAPVLLAMTPNDSVASRLRMVRIACLTAAGVLLVFALTGNALLSFLGITISAFQAAGGILLLLIALQMLQAKAETPERITPSETAAGRVKDDIAISPLAIPLLAGPGAISTSILLYQQAETWPHKAVLCLSITLVAIVSYGILRLASQGAKWLSPLVLRLTTRLMGLLLAALAVQFIFNGVRAAELFSPQ from the coding sequence ATGACTCTTCTCGAATACGGACTCTATAGCTTCGTTTCGCTCTTCGTCATCGTCGAGCCCATCACCATCGCCCCGGTGCTGCTCGCCATGACGCCAAACGACAGCGTCGCCTCGCGTCTCCGCATGGTCCGCATCGCCTGCCTGACCGCCGCCGGAGTCCTCCTCGTGTTCGCATTGACCGGCAACGCTTTGCTGTCCTTCCTCGGCATCACCATCTCCGCCTTCCAAGCCGCAGGAGGAATTCTGCTCCTTCTCATCGCACTGCAAATGCTGCAGGCCAAAGCCGAAACACCCGAGCGCATCACCCCAAGCGAAACCGCCGCCGGCAGGGTCAAGGACGACATCGCGATCAGTCCCCTCGCAATCCCTCTGCTCGCTGGGCCCGGGGCTATCTCCACCTCCATACTTCTCTACCAACAAGCGGAGACCTGGCCCCACAAAGCTGTGCTCTGCCTATCCATCACGCTCGTCGCCATCGTTTCCTACGGCATCCTGCGCCTCGCCTCGCAAGGCGCCAAATGGCTCTCCCCCTTGGTCCTCCGGCTTACCACTCGCCTCATGGGACTGCTGCTGGCGGCCCTCGCCGTGCAATTCATCTTCAACGGCGTCCGCGCCGCTGAACTCTTCAGCCCGCAGTAA
- a CDS encoding beta-glucosidase family protein, with amino-acid sequence MYPKISFEEASAWAEGILSQMTLDEKCDYVGGEDIFYTKAIERLGIKRVMMSDATAGIHLRDRFHEFTYQNPIEKSTAFPCPLQLSATWNPELSQEFAKSVAEQALAAGIGVLLGPGFNIYRHSQCGRNFEYFGEDPFLTSRMIERYIKGAQDTGVVATIKHFVANNTDYFRRKSNSVVDERALNEIYLPAFKAGVEAGVLAAMTSYNLVNGEWAGQSEQVIKGLLRGHLGFKWLVMTDWWSVFDGAKVAKSGQDLEMPACLATVGLADKVRSGEVDEADVNRMVKSILTTLKAMDLFDLEPRQDLVANFPKHEEVALQTAREGTVLLKNDRGILPLVGEQEILLIGDFITNKAHGGGSARVDGYDTVHLLDALVEEFGDRVIYEKAPTWERIAAAERLILSVGTMDSEGWDRPFELGEGDERFARKVMSLNPNVVVLVQSGSGIRMTDWNERAAAIVYCWYNGQNGHTAVAEILSGKTNPSGKLPMTIEREFADSVDPDYVPQGEHLYSSWNDQWETAREVYDIEYEEGVFVGYRWYDSKGIEPLYPFGHGLSYTKFEYSNLQVSKQSFAEDEEVEVSVTVRNAGEVAGSEIVQLYVRDVESSLPRPIKELKGFRKLQLAPGESQAVTFVLRKADFSFWSPEAEDWVAEAGGFELLLGASSRDLRLSARVALVG; translated from the coding sequence ATGTATCCAAAAATATCTTTCGAAGAAGCTTCCGCTTGGGCGGAAGGTATCCTTTCCCAAATGACGCTCGACGAGAAGTGCGATTACGTGGGCGGCGAAGACATTTTCTATACCAAGGCCATCGAGCGGCTCGGTATCAAGCGGGTCATGATGAGCGACGCCACGGCGGGCATCCACTTGCGGGACCGTTTCCACGAGTTCACTTACCAAAACCCCATCGAAAAATCGACGGCCTTTCCCTGTCCGTTGCAGCTGTCGGCCACTTGGAACCCGGAGCTTTCGCAGGAGTTTGCCAAGAGCGTAGCGGAACAGGCCCTCGCTGCGGGGATCGGCGTCTTGCTGGGGCCGGGCTTCAACATCTACCGGCACTCCCAGTGCGGGCGTAACTTCGAGTACTTCGGCGAGGACCCCTTCCTGACCTCCCGCATGATCGAGCGCTACATCAAGGGCGCTCAGGACACGGGCGTGGTGGCGACCATCAAGCACTTCGTGGCCAACAACACCGACTACTTCCGTCGCAAGAGCAACTCCGTGGTCGACGAGCGAGCGCTCAACGAAATCTATCTGCCCGCCTTTAAGGCCGGCGTGGAAGCGGGCGTGCTGGCGGCCATGACCTCCTACAATTTGGTCAACGGCGAGTGGGCGGGCCAGAGCGAGCAGGTGATCAAGGGGCTCCTGCGCGGGCACCTCGGCTTCAAGTGGCTGGTCATGACGGATTGGTGGTCGGTCTTCGACGGGGCCAAGGTCGCCAAGTCCGGGCAAGACCTGGAGATGCCCGCTTGCCTGGCTACCGTCGGATTGGCCGACAAGGTTCGCTCTGGCGAGGTGGACGAGGCTGATGTTAACCGAATGGTTAAGTCAATCCTGACGACCCTCAAGGCGATGGACCTTTTCGATCTCGAGCCGCGTCAGGACTTGGTGGCGAACTTTCCAAAGCACGAGGAAGTCGCGCTGCAGACCGCTCGTGAGGGAACGGTCTTGCTCAAGAACGACCGGGGGATTCTGCCGCTGGTGGGCGAACAGGAGATTCTCCTCATCGGGGATTTCATCACCAACAAAGCCCATGGCGGTGGCTCGGCCCGAGTGGACGGCTATGATACGGTGCATCTTCTGGACGCCTTGGTGGAGGAGTTTGGCGACCGCGTTATTTACGAAAAGGCTCCTACCTGGGAGCGTATTGCGGCGGCGGAGCGGCTCATCTTGAGCGTCGGAACCATGGACAGCGAAGGGTGGGACCGACCCTTCGAGCTTGGCGAGGGAGACGAGCGATTTGCCCGCAAGGTCATGAGCTTGAACCCGAACGTGGTGGTGCTGGTGCAAAGCGGTTCCGGTATTCGCATGACGGACTGGAACGAGCGGGCTGCTGCCATCGTCTACTGTTGGTACAACGGCCAGAACGGGCACACGGCGGTAGCGGAAATTCTCTCCGGCAAGACTAACCCGTCCGGCAAGTTGCCCATGACCATAGAGCGCGAGTTCGCCGACAGCGTGGACCCGGACTACGTGCCGCAAGGCGAGCACTTGTATTCAAGTTGGAACGACCAATGGGAAACTGCTCGCGAGGTTTACGACATCGAGTACGAAGAAGGCGTGTTCGTGGGATACCGCTGGTATGACAGCAAGGGGATCGAGCCGCTCTATCCGTTCGGCCATGGCTTGTCGTATACGAAATTCGAATACTCGAACCTGCAGGTGTCGAAGCAGAGCTTCGCTGAAGATGAAGAGGTGGAGGTGAGCGTCACCGTGAGAAACGCTGGGGAAGTGGCTGGCTCCGAAATTGTCCAGCTTTACGTGCGAGATGTGGAGAGTTCCCTGCCGCGTCCGATCAAGGAACTGAAGGGCTTTCGCAAGCTGCAGCTGGCTCCGGGCGAGTCGCAAGCGGTGACCTTTGTCTTGCGGAAAGCGGACTTCAGTTTTTGGTCGCCGGAGGCCGAGGACTGGGTCGCGGAAGCGGGTGGCTTTGAATTGCTACTGGGCGCCTCCAGTCGAGATCTTCGTTTGTCGGCCAGAGTCGCTCTGGTGGGTTGA
- a CDS encoding DUF504 domain-containing protein, whose amino-acid sequence MQPIHELLSRIRWDEVFGKGDFEIAYVERGQTALERVGLENVEFEKGNSFSFTALCGDKLYHDIPFHRVREVYKNNELIWKRPDPQE is encoded by the coding sequence ATGCAACCAATACATGAACTGCTGAGCCGAATTCGCTGGGACGAAGTGTTCGGAAAAGGCGATTTCGAAATAGCCTATGTCGAACGTGGTCAGACCGCACTCGAGAGGGTGGGTCTGGAGAACGTGGAATTCGAAAAAGGAAACTCCTTTTCCTTTACCGCTCTTTGTGGGGACAAACTATATCATGACATCCCCTTCCATCGCGTACGAGAAGTGTACAAGAACAATGAGCTGATCTGGAAGAGACCAGACCCTCAGGAGTAA
- a CDS encoding CDGSH iron-sulfur domain-containing protein: protein MVEPKIAAKSPSKVSLQAGKRYAWCTCGQSSGQPFCDGSHKGTGFAPKLFEVEKDGDYFLCQCKRTGKAPFCDGTHSSLG from the coding sequence ATGGTAGAACCAAAGATCGCCGCCAAATCCCCCAGCAAAGTCAGCCTCCAAGCCGGAAAGCGTTACGCTTGGTGCACCTGTGGGCAGTCCAGCGGGCAGCCGTTTTGCGACGGCTCCCACAAGGGAACCGGATTCGCCCCCAAGCTCTTCGAAGTCGAGAAGGACGGAGACTATTTCCTCTGCCAATGCAAGCGCACCGGCAAGGCCCCCTTCTGCGACGGCACGCACTCGTCGCTGGGGTGA
- a CDS encoding calcium/sodium antiporter — protein sequence MTILAILLSLGLLFAGASLLVRGASSFAERLGLSPLAVGLTVVAYGTSAPELVVSVQAALQGTSDIAIGNVVGSNSFNIGVILGITALICPIGVERRIVKVDAPVMLAVALLACWFLWDGSLGRIEAAAFLVGCMIYTVVNLRQADAGAGSEQLTEARAEAGGKSRSAWLDLVWFLVGLALSIGGSKLLVWGASDLARGWGVSEAVIGLTIVSAGTSMPELVTSITAALKRQPDMAIGNIIGSNVFNILGILGVSAMVGPIAGSEVKVFDLGAMVLFSVAMLPLIWSGYMLRRVEGLLLLAGYAGYLWFLWP from the coding sequence ATGACGATCCTCGCCATCCTCTTATCGCTCGGGCTCTTGTTTGCGGGAGCTTCTCTGCTGGTACGCGGAGCGTCTTCCTTTGCGGAGCGATTAGGGCTTTCGCCCTTGGCGGTTGGCTTGACGGTCGTGGCCTATGGCACCAGCGCTCCGGAGTTGGTGGTGAGCGTACAGGCCGCATTACAAGGGACCTCGGATATCGCCATCGGGAACGTCGTTGGCTCCAACAGTTTTAACATTGGGGTGATTCTAGGGATAACCGCTCTGATTTGTCCGATCGGCGTGGAACGGCGTATCGTAAAAGTGGATGCGCCGGTGATGCTCGCAGTCGCTTTGCTGGCTTGTTGGTTTCTGTGGGATGGAAGCCTAGGACGGATCGAGGCAGCGGCTTTTCTTGTTGGCTGCATGATCTACACGGTGGTGAACTTGAGGCAAGCGGATGCCGGAGCGGGTTCAGAGCAACTGACGGAGGCTAGGGCCGAAGCAGGTGGAAAGAGTCGCTCTGCTTGGTTGGATCTTGTCTGGTTTTTGGTCGGGCTTGCTTTATCGATCGGCGGATCGAAGCTGCTGGTCTGGGGGGCGTCCGATTTGGCCAGGGGATGGGGAGTGAGCGAGGCGGTGATCGGCCTGACCATCGTTTCGGCCGGCACCAGCATGCCCGAGCTCGTGACTTCGATCACTGCTGCCCTCAAGCGTCAGCCAGACATGGCGATCGGCAATATCATCGGTTCGAACGTATTCAATATCTTGGGAATTCTAGGCGTTTCGGCCATGGTCGGTCCCATCGCAGGGAGCGAAGTAAAAGTCTTCGACCTGGGAGCGATGGTCCTCTTTTCCGTGGCGATGCTACCGTTGATCTGGAGCGGATACATGCTGCGGAGAGTGGAAGGCCTGCTCTTGCTGGCGGGTTATGCAGGCTACCTGTGGTTTTTGTGGCCGTAG
- a CDS encoding TROVE domain-containing protein yields MANKTLFTSKRGSRVPAANARNEQGAVAYQRSATQALAQYVATGCLNGTFYASADEQLDRVVELCKAVDAGFIARLAVYARRSAYMKDMPALLCAVLSTRDAELFDRVAFEVLDNAKMVRVFVQIMRSGAVGRKSLGTRPKRFVQEWLYKLSDEQLFRSSVGQNPSISDVIKMVHPRPRDANRAALYAYLIGKDYDAEALPSLVAEYEAFKDRALNGPNPPALKKALRMLRKSKGFDFDANVPDVPFQMLTALPLGLREWASIAKNASWQMTRMNLNTFQRHGLFEHPDLVNRVANRLRNPERIKKARVFPYQLLAAYMNAEASLPQAIKNALQDALEIAVENVPSIEGKVVLCPDSSGSMQSPVTGHRRGSTTAVKCVDVAALVAAAFLRKNQDAQVLPFMEKVRNVELNPRDSVMTNAKTLSSLGWGGTNCSAPLKWLNDRREAPDLVVFISDNESWVNSGPSRQGTAMMQEWEVLKRRNAKAKLVCIDIQPYSTAQATSRRDILNVGGFSDSVFSAIADFARHPIDGDYWVSKIEDVQIP; encoded by the coding sequence ATGGCTAACAAGACACTTTTCACATCAAAGCGTGGTTCACGAGTCCCTGCCGCCAACGCTCGCAACGAGCAAGGTGCCGTGGCCTACCAGCGCTCTGCCACGCAAGCCCTCGCTCAGTATGTGGCTACGGGATGTTTGAACGGAACCTTCTACGCTTCGGCGGATGAGCAACTGGATCGAGTGGTCGAGCTTTGCAAGGCGGTTGATGCCGGTTTCATCGCCCGTCTTGCGGTCTACGCTCGTCGCTCTGCTTACATGAAGGACATGCCGGCTCTGCTTTGCGCGGTGTTGAGCACCCGAGATGCGGAACTGTTCGACCGGGTGGCTTTTGAGGTTCTCGACAATGCCAAGATGGTTCGCGTGTTCGTGCAGATCATGCGTTCCGGAGCGGTGGGTCGAAAGTCTTTAGGTACACGTCCGAAGCGATTCGTGCAGGAGTGGTTGTACAAGCTCTCCGACGAGCAGCTGTTCCGTTCGTCGGTCGGTCAAAATCCATCGATCTCGGATGTTATCAAGATGGTTCACCCGCGCCCTCGAGATGCGAATCGTGCCGCTCTCTACGCGTACTTGATTGGCAAGGACTACGACGCTGAAGCGCTTCCGTCATTGGTGGCTGAATACGAAGCTTTCAAGGACCGCGCTTTGAACGGACCGAACCCGCCTGCTTTGAAGAAGGCGCTTCGAATGCTGCGAAAGAGCAAGGGTTTCGACTTCGATGCCAATGTTCCCGACGTTCCCTTCCAGATGTTGACGGCTTTGCCGCTCGGCCTCCGTGAGTGGGCAAGCATCGCGAAGAACGCTTCTTGGCAGATGACGCGTATGAATTTGAATACGTTTCAGCGTCACGGATTGTTCGAGCATCCTGACCTCGTAAACAGGGTGGCGAATCGTTTGCGAAATCCGGAACGCATCAAGAAGGCCCGCGTGTTCCCGTACCAGCTGTTGGCTGCGTACATGAACGCGGAGGCAAGCTTGCCTCAAGCGATCAAGAACGCATTGCAAGATGCCTTGGAGATCGCTGTCGAGAACGTTCCGTCCATCGAAGGTAAGGTTGTGCTTTGCCCGGACTCGTCCGGTTCGATGCAGTCCCCAGTTACTGGACACCGCCGCGGATCTACGACTGCCGTGAAGTGCGTGGATGTGGCCGCGTTGGTGGCTGCCGCCTTCTTGCGAAAGAATCAAGATGCCCAGGTACTTCCGTTCATGGAGAAGGTGCGAAATGTCGAACTGAATCCCCGCGATAGCGTGATGACCAACGCGAAGACGCTCTCCAGCTTAGGCTGGGGTGGAACCAACTGTTCCGCGCCTTTGAAGTGGTTGAACGATCGTCGCGAAGCTCCGGACTTGGTAGTCTTTATTTCTGACAACGAGTCTTGGGTGAATTCCGGTCCATCTCGCCAAGGAACCGCTATGATGCAGGAGTGGGAAGTATTGAAGCGCCGCAACGCGAAAGCGAAGCTGGTATGCATCGATATCCAGCCTTACTCCACGGCTCAGGCGACCTCGCGTCGTGACATATTGAATGTCGGTGGATTTTCAGATTCGGTTTTTTCCGCAATCGCAGATTTCGCCCGCCACCCGATCGACGGAGACTATTGGGTTTCCAAGATCGAAGATGTGCAGATTCCATAA